A portion of the Leifsonia sp. EB41 genome contains these proteins:
- a CDS encoding polyprenol monophosphomannose synthase gives MRTIVILPTYNERENIGPVVGRIRASAPEVDVLVVDDGSPDGTGEIADALAATDANVKVLHRAGKEGLGAAYRAGMAWALDDGYDAVVEMDADGSHRPEELPSLLAALRHLPQGDAADGADLVLGSRWVQGGGVVNWPARRRFLSKGGSTYSRFWLGVPAKDVTGGYRAFTADALRRIHFEDVESQGYCFQIDMLRRAYDAGLSVVEVPITFVEREHGVSKMSGGIVAEAMLRVTGWGIVGLPRRFRRRPVPATVTETTQRA, from the coding sequence ATGCGAACCATCGTCATCCTGCCCACGTATAACGAGCGGGAGAACATCGGACCCGTGGTCGGCCGCATCCGCGCCTCGGCCCCGGAGGTCGACGTGCTCGTGGTCGACGACGGTTCGCCGGACGGCACCGGCGAGATCGCGGACGCGCTCGCCGCGACCGACGCCAACGTCAAGGTGCTGCACCGCGCAGGCAAGGAGGGCCTCGGCGCCGCCTACCGGGCCGGCATGGCCTGGGCGCTCGACGACGGGTACGACGCGGTGGTCGAGATGGACGCCGACGGCTCGCACCGCCCGGAGGAGCTGCCCTCCCTGCTCGCAGCGCTCCGCCACCTCCCGCAGGGCGATGCGGCGGACGGCGCCGACCTCGTGCTGGGCTCCCGCTGGGTCCAGGGCGGCGGCGTGGTCAACTGGCCCGCGCGCCGGCGGTTCCTCTCCAAGGGTGGCAGCACGTACTCCCGCTTCTGGCTGGGCGTCCCGGCGAAGGACGTGACCGGCGGCTACCGCGCGTTCACCGCCGATGCGCTCCGCCGCATCCACTTCGAGGACGTCGAGAGCCAGGGCTACTGCTTCCAGATCGACATGCTGCGCCGCGCATACGACGCCGGCCTCAGTGTCGTGGAAGTGCCGATCACGTTCGTCGAGCGCGAGCACGGTGTCTCCAAGATGAGCGGCGGCATCGTCGCCGAGGCCATGTTGCGGGTGACCGGCTGGGGGATCGTCGGGCTCCCGCGCCGCTTCCGCCGGCGTCCCGTCCCCGCCACCGTGACGGAGACGACGCAGCGGGCGTAG
- the aspS gene encoding aspartate--tRNA(Asn) ligase — MTARVLIKDLAALPDGPVSVAGWVETVRDQKKVQFVVLRDESGAVQLVNPRTVDEDGAVVADEPATTISGLSQGSFVRATGELKHDERVKLGGIEIKLNTLEVETAAIPETPIAADSGIDKRMDWRFLDLREPKHNLIFRVQTTLEHAMRQYWVDNGFIEIHTPKLMASASESRAELFELPYFETTAYLAQSPQIFKQMAQAAGFGRVFEIGPAFRADPSFTSRHATEFTSVDTELSWIDSHEDVMKVHEDLLVTGFTAVKEKHGAEIEALFGVEVTVPTTPFPRIPLAEAKRIVAEQGYEVPRADDDMDPEGERRISAYVKETYGHEFVFLTDYASSIRPYYHMRHAEDPSITKSYDLIFNGVEISTGAQREHRVEVLEEQAVDKGLSVEELEDVLATFRYGIPPHGGFGMGLARVLMLMLHLANLRETTYLFRGPTRLTP, encoded by the coding sequence GTGACCGCACGCGTTTTGATCAAAGACCTCGCCGCTCTGCCCGACGGCCCCGTGAGTGTCGCCGGATGGGTCGAAACCGTCCGCGACCAGAAGAAGGTGCAGTTCGTCGTGCTGCGCGACGAGTCGGGCGCTGTTCAGCTCGTCAATCCGCGCACGGTCGACGAGGACGGCGCCGTGGTGGCCGACGAGCCCGCGACGACCATCTCCGGTCTGTCGCAGGGGTCGTTCGTGCGTGCCACCGGCGAGCTCAAGCACGACGAGCGGGTCAAGCTCGGCGGCATCGAGATCAAGCTGAACACCCTCGAAGTCGAGACGGCCGCCATCCCCGAGACGCCGATCGCCGCAGACAGCGGCATCGACAAGCGCATGGACTGGCGGTTCCTCGACCTCCGCGAGCCGAAGCACAACCTCATCTTCCGCGTGCAGACCACGCTCGAGCACGCGATGCGCCAGTACTGGGTGGACAACGGCTTCATCGAGATCCACACCCCGAAGCTCATGGCGTCGGCGTCCGAGTCGCGCGCGGAGCTCTTCGAGCTGCCCTATTTCGAGACGACCGCCTACCTCGCCCAGAGCCCGCAGATCTTCAAGCAGATGGCGCAGGCCGCCGGCTTCGGCCGCGTGTTCGAGATCGGCCCGGCGTTCCGTGCCGACCCCAGCTTCACCAGCCGGCACGCGACCGAGTTCACGAGCGTCGACACCGAGCTGAGCTGGATCGACAGCCACGAGGACGTCATGAAGGTGCACGAGGACCTGCTGGTCACCGGTTTCACGGCGGTCAAGGAGAAGCACGGCGCGGAGATCGAGGCGCTGTTCGGCGTCGAGGTCACCGTTCCGACGACCCCGTTCCCGCGCATCCCCCTGGCCGAGGCCAAGCGCATCGTGGCCGAGCAGGGCTACGAGGTCCCGCGCGCGGACGACGACATGGACCCCGAGGGCGAGCGCCGCATCTCCGCCTATGTGAAGGAGACCTACGGACACGAGTTCGTGTTCCTGACGGACTACGCCTCGAGCATCCGGCCGTACTACCACATGCGCCACGCCGAGGACCCGTCGATCACCAAGAGCTACGACCTGATCTTCAACGGGGTCGAGATCTCCACGGGCGCCCAGCGCGAGCACCGCGTCGAGGTCCTCGAGGAGCAGGCCGTGGACAAGGGCCTCTCGGTGGAGGAGCTGGAGGACGTGCTCGCGACGTTCCGCTACGGCATCCCGCCGCACGGCGGATTCGGGATGGGGCTGGCGCGCGTGCTCATGCTGATGCTGCACCTCGCCAACCTGCGCGAGACGACCTATCTCTTCCGCGGACCGACGCGACTGACCCCGTAG
- a CDS encoding RadC family protein, which translates to MSESEEAEESLAHVPNHDRPRERMRRLGVGSLTDDEVLALVLGSGQVGRSVLSLARAILGRCGGFPGLATMDFARLETLPGVGPATAGRLVAIIEIWRRAGRSSAWTRLVDHDAIAEVVRPELLHRDSERFVVVVADRAARPLELVLVRDGGVDERSIQPADILQAVLTRGGRSFAVAHNHPAGSLDPSVADTVLTRRLDQAAATIGLRFLGHILVAGEQWTALSATGSVASVRGRDRSSRAGWRGAASA; encoded by the coding sequence ATGTCCGAGTCGGAAGAAGCAGAGGAGTCCCTTGCCCATGTACCGAATCACGACCGTCCACGGGAGCGGATGCGCCGGCTCGGCGTCGGTTCGCTCACCGACGACGAAGTCCTCGCTCTCGTCCTCGGCTCCGGCCAGGTGGGGCGGAGCGTCCTGTCCCTGGCGCGCGCCATCCTGGGCCGCTGCGGCGGGTTCCCCGGGCTCGCGACGATGGACTTCGCCCGGCTGGAGACCCTGCCGGGCGTCGGCCCCGCGACCGCCGGCCGGCTCGTCGCCATCATCGAGATCTGGCGCAGGGCCGGGCGGTCATCCGCCTGGACGCGGCTGGTCGATCACGACGCCATCGCGGAGGTGGTCCGACCCGAGCTGCTGCACCGCGACAGCGAGCGGTTCGTTGTGGTCGTCGCCGATCGCGCCGCCCGGCCCCTGGAGCTCGTGCTCGTGCGCGACGGCGGCGTCGACGAGCGGTCCATCCAGCCGGCCGACATCCTCCAAGCCGTGCTCACTCGCGGCGGGCGCTCGTTCGCCGTCGCGCACAATCATCCGGCGGGATCGCTCGACCCGTCCGTGGCCGACACCGTCCTCACCCGCAGGCTCGACCAGGCGGCGGCCACCATCGGGCTCCGCTTCCTCGGCCACATCCTGGTGGCCGGCGAACAGTGGACCGCGCTCTCGGCTACGGGGTCAGTCGCGTCGGTCCGCGGAAGAGATAGGTCGTCTCGCGCAGGTTGGCGAGGTGCAGCATCAGCATGA
- a CDS encoding bifunctional 2-methylcitrate synthase/citrate synthase, whose protein sequence is MTDPEIHKGLAGVVVDTTNISSVNPQTNSLLYRGYPVQELAANCSFEEVAWLLWNGELPTPDELAGFVNLERSLRRMDDRTRRVLDDIPASAHPMDALRTAVSQLGGMDPTLEQENGILDPELNHSRAVYLFAQLPTIVAYIQRRRRGLDPVESRDDLDYAENFLWLTFGEVPDDVVVNAFRVSLVLYAEHSFNASTFTARVIASTLSDVYSAVTGAIGALKGPLHGGANEAVMHTFDEIGSAERAEAWLDDALAEKRKIMGFGHRVYKNGDSRVPTMRASLETLVEHYDRQDMLDLYDALEKAMGDRKNIKPNLDYPSGPAYNLMGFDTETFTPLFAAARVTGWTAHIFEQYAANSLIRPLSLYTGPTERHLP, encoded by the coding sequence ATGACCGACCCCGAGATCCACAAGGGCCTCGCCGGCGTCGTGGTGGACACCACGAACATCTCGTCCGTGAACCCGCAGACCAACTCGCTGCTGTACCGCGGCTACCCGGTGCAGGAGCTGGCCGCGAACTGCTCGTTCGAGGAGGTCGCCTGGCTGCTGTGGAACGGCGAGCTGCCGACGCCGGACGAGCTGGCCGGGTTCGTGAACCTGGAGCGCAGCCTCCGCCGCATGGACGACCGGACCCGCCGGGTGCTGGACGACATCCCGGCGTCCGCGCACCCGATGGACGCCCTGCGCACCGCGGTCAGCCAGCTCGGCGGCATGGACCCCACGCTGGAGCAGGAGAACGGCATCCTCGACCCGGAGCTCAACCACAGCCGCGCCGTCTACCTCTTCGCCCAGCTCCCGACGATCGTCGCGTACATCCAGCGCCGCCGTCGCGGGCTCGACCCGGTGGAGTCGCGCGACGACCTCGACTACGCGGAGAACTTCCTCTGGCTGACGTTCGGCGAGGTGCCGGACGACGTGGTCGTGAACGCCTTCCGCGTCTCGCTCGTGCTCTACGCGGAGCACTCGTTCAACGCCTCGACGTTCACCGCGCGCGTCATCGCGTCCACCCTGTCGGATGTCTACTCGGCCGTCACCGGCGCCATCGGCGCACTGAAAGGCCCGCTGCACGGCGGCGCGAACGAGGCCGTCATGCACACCTTCGACGAGATCGGCAGCGCCGAGCGGGCCGAGGCGTGGCTGGACGACGCCCTCGCCGAGAAGCGCAAGATCATGGGCTTCGGCCACCGCGTCTACAAGAACGGCGACTCCCGCGTCCCGACCATGCGCGCCTCCCTGGAGACGCTGGTCGAGCACTACGACCGCCAGGACATGCTCGACCTCTACGACGCGCTCGAGAAGGCGATGGGCGACCGCAAGAACATCAAGCCGAACCTGGACTACCCGTCCGGCCCGGCCTACAACCTGATGGGCTTCGACACCGAGACCTTCACCCCGCTGTTCGCCGCGGCCCGCGTCACCGGCTGGACCGCCCACATCTTCGAGCAGTACGCCGCCAACTCCCTCATCCGCCCGCTCTCCCTGTACACCGGCCCCACCGAGCGCCACCTCCCCTAA
- a CDS encoding LysE family translocator: MVPPPSLLAFALASIALIVIPGPSVLFVIGRSLALGRLGGLLSVLGNALGMLPLIVAVSLGVGALVAQSMVAFTIVKYAGAAYLMYLGVQAIRHRRHTAVTHEATPPRRSRWRIIGEGMLVGVTNPKSLVFFVAALPQFVDYKAGGIPVQLFELGVVFLLLALTFDSVWALAAGTARAWFGRSPKRVERLGATGGVMMIGLGGVLALTGNKH; the protein is encoded by the coding sequence ATGGTCCCGCCGCCCTCCCTGCTCGCGTTCGCGCTCGCGTCGATCGCGCTCATCGTGATCCCAGGACCGAGCGTGCTGTTCGTGATCGGGCGGTCGCTGGCGCTCGGGAGGCTCGGCGGCCTGCTGAGCGTGCTCGGCAACGCGCTCGGGATGCTGCCGCTCATCGTCGCGGTCTCGCTCGGCGTGGGGGCGCTCGTCGCGCAGTCGATGGTGGCGTTCACGATCGTGAAGTACGCGGGAGCGGCGTACCTGATGTACCTCGGCGTGCAGGCCATCCGGCACCGCAGGCACACCGCGGTGACGCACGAGGCGACGCCTCCGCGGAGGTCGCGCTGGCGGATCATCGGCGAGGGGATGCTGGTCGGGGTCACCAATCCGAAGTCTCTGGTCTTCTTCGTCGCGGCGCTGCCGCAGTTCGTCGACTACAAGGCGGGCGGCATCCCGGTGCAGCTCTTCGAGCTCGGGGTGGTGTTCCTGCTGCTGGCGCTGACATTCGACAGCGTGTGGGCGCTCGCCGCGGGAACCGCCCGGGCGTGGTTCGGGCGGTCCCCCAAGCGGGTCGAACGGCTCGGTGCGACCGGGGGCGTGATGATGATCGGGCTGGGCGGCGTGCTCGCCCTCACCGGCAACAAGCACTGA
- a CDS encoding MmgE/PrpD family protein, whose amino-acid sequence MKLHNVRVHRSDEHLARQDQLAWKIAEVAADPVEVDSEVADMVINRVIDNAAVAAASLTRRPVVSARSQALAHPLPSAQLEELTASADHPQDGSTVFGEPQRTRVSPEWAAWANGVAVRELDYHDTFLAAEYSHPGDNIPPITAVAQHAARAYGLTGRDLVRGIATGYEIQIDLAKAISLHAHKIDHVAHLGPSAAAGIGTLLHLPPETIFQAIGQALHTTTATRQSRKGEISSWKAHAPAFAGKMAVEAIDRALRGETSPTPIYEGEDGVIAWLLDGPSASYDVPLPEAGEAKRAILDSYTKEHSAEYQAQAWIDLARKLHKEHPEAADPERVESIVIHTSHHTHYVIGSGANDPQKYDPTASRETLDHSIPYIFTVALQDGGWHHVESYLPTRAARPDTVALWGKVTTTEDPEWTRRYHSIDPAEKAFGGRVVITLADGRVIEDQIAVADAHPLGARPFARADYVAKFRSLAAEVLEEAEIERFLALAERLPELSAAELGGLTITARPGLLAGFPAPRGLF is encoded by the coding sequence GTGAAGCTCCACAACGTTCGTGTGCACAGAAGCGACGAGCACCTCGCCCGTCAGGATCAGCTCGCCTGGAAGATCGCGGAGGTCGCCGCCGACCCTGTGGAGGTCGACTCCGAGGTCGCCGACATGGTGATCAACCGCGTCATCGACAACGCCGCCGTGGCCGCGGCCTCCCTCACCCGCAGGCCGGTCGTATCGGCCCGCTCGCAGGCGCTGGCCCACCCGCTGCCGTCCGCGCAGCTCGAGGAGCTGACGGCCTCCGCCGACCATCCGCAGGACGGCTCGACGGTGTTCGGCGAACCGCAGCGGACCCGGGTCAGCCCGGAGTGGGCCGCCTGGGCGAACGGCGTCGCCGTGCGCGAGCTCGACTACCACGACACCTTCCTCGCCGCGGAGTATTCACACCCCGGCGACAACATCCCGCCGATCACCGCCGTCGCCCAGCATGCCGCCCGCGCCTACGGCCTGACCGGCCGCGACCTGGTGCGCGGCATCGCGACCGGCTACGAGATCCAGATCGACCTCGCGAAGGCGATCAGCCTGCACGCGCACAAGATCGACCACGTGGCCCACCTCGGCCCGAGCGCCGCGGCCGGCATCGGGACACTGCTGCACCTGCCGCCGGAGACGATCTTCCAGGCCATCGGCCAGGCGCTCCACACCACGACTGCCACCCGCCAGTCGCGCAAGGGGGAGATCTCGAGCTGGAAGGCGCACGCGCCCGCGTTCGCCGGCAAGATGGCCGTCGAGGCGATCGACCGGGCGCTGCGCGGCGAGACCAGCCCCACCCCGATCTACGAGGGCGAGGACGGCGTGATCGCCTGGCTGCTCGACGGCCCGAGCGCCTCCTACGACGTGCCGCTGCCGGAGGCCGGCGAGGCCAAGCGCGCGATCCTCGACTCGTATACGAAGGAGCACTCCGCCGAGTACCAGGCGCAGGCCTGGATCGACCTCGCGCGCAAGCTCCACAAGGAGCACCCGGAGGCCGCCGACCCGGAGCGTGTGGAGAGCATCGTCATCCACACCTCGCACCACACGCATTACGTGATCGGCTCCGGCGCGAACGACCCGCAGAAGTACGACCCCACCGCGTCGCGCGAGACGCTGGACCACAGCATCCCGTACATCTTCACGGTCGCGCTGCAGGACGGCGGCTGGCACCACGTGGAGTCCTACCTGCCGACCCGTGCCGCGCGCCCCGACACCGTCGCGCTGTGGGGCAAGGTCACCACGACCGAGGACCCGGAGTGGACCCGCCGCTACCACTCGATCGACCCGGCCGAGAAGGCGTTCGGCGGCCGCGTCGTCATCACGCTCGCGGACGGCCGCGTGATCGAGGACCAGATCGCCGTCGCGGACGCCCACCCGCTCGGCGCCCGGCCGTTCGCCCGCGCCGACTACGTCGCCAAGTTCCGCTCGCTGGCGGCGGAGGTGCTGGAGGAGGCCGAGATCGAGCGCTTCCTCGCCCTCGCCGAGCGCCTCCCCGAGCTGTCCGCCGCCGAGCTCGGCGGCCTCACCATCACCGCGCGTCCCGGCCTGCTGGCCGGATTCCCCGCGCCGAGAGGACTGTTCTGA
- the prpB gene encoding methylisocitrate lyase yields the protein MLYSSLPAHEKRAAFRARLASGELVRMPGAFNPLSARLIERKGFEGVYISGAVLSADLGLPDIGLTTLTEVAGRAAQIARMTDLPTLVDADTGFGEPMNVARTVQTLEDAGVAGLHIEDQVNPKRCGHLDGKQVVDEDTALKRIRAAADARRDPNLLIMARTDIRAVEGLEAAIDRAKALVDAGADAIFPEAMADLAEFAAVRAAVDVPILANMTEFGKSDLFTVDQLRDIGVNIVIWPVSLLRLAMGAAERGLDQLLAEGTLEPMLGSMQHRAELYDLIDYEGYNAFDTSVFNFEVRR from the coding sequence ATGCTGTATTCCTCCCTTCCCGCGCATGAGAAGCGCGCGGCGTTCCGGGCGCGGCTGGCGTCCGGCGAGCTCGTCAGGATGCCCGGCGCCTTCAACCCGCTGAGCGCGCGCCTCATCGAGCGCAAGGGCTTCGAGGGCGTCTACATCTCCGGCGCCGTGCTGTCCGCCGACCTCGGCCTCCCGGACATCGGGCTCACCACCCTTACCGAGGTGGCCGGCCGCGCGGCCCAGATCGCGCGGATGACCGACCTCCCGACGCTCGTCGACGCCGACACCGGCTTCGGCGAACCGATGAACGTCGCCCGCACGGTGCAGACGCTCGAGGACGCCGGAGTCGCCGGCCTCCACATCGAGGACCAGGTGAACCCGAAGCGCTGCGGTCACCTCGACGGCAAGCAGGTCGTGGACGAGGACACCGCGCTCAAGCGCATCCGCGCCGCCGCCGACGCCCGCCGCGACCCGAACCTACTGATCATGGCGCGCACCGACATCCGCGCCGTGGAGGGGCTGGAGGCCGCGATCGACCGGGCGAAGGCTCTGGTCGACGCTGGCGCCGACGCGATCTTCCCCGAGGCCATGGCCGACCTCGCCGAGTTCGCGGCAGTCCGCGCCGCGGTGGACGTGCCGATCCTGGCCAACATGACCGAGTTCGGCAAGAGCGACCTGTTCACGGTCGACCAGCTCCGCGACATCGGCGTGAACATCGTCATCTGGCCGGTCTCTCTGCTCCGCCTGGCGATGGGAGCCGCCGAGCGCGGCCTCGACCAGCTCCTGGCGGAGGGCACCCTGGAGCCGATGCTCGGATCGATGCAGCATCGCGCTGAGCTGTACGACCTGATTGACTACGAGGGCTACAACGCGTTCGACACTTCGGTGTTCAATTTCGAAGTGCGCCGCTGA
- a CDS encoding rhodanese-related sulfurtransferase, which yields MPVAKVLLYYAFAPLSDPDAVRLWQRDLCEALGLRGRILLSKDGINGTLGGELGALKRYLRKTKDYAAFHDLDVKWSDGSGLDVSGGSLDFPRLSVRVREEIVSFGAPSELRVDASGVVGGGSRLDPDALHALLDSRDDVVFFDGRNRFEAEIGRFRGAVVPEVATTREFVAELESGRYDHLKDKPVVTYCTGGIRCEVLSGLMRSRGFGEVYQLDGGVVRYGERFGDDGLWEGSLYVFDGRGSVRFSDHSAVVGRCAACGTATDRMRNCSDPSCREQLVVCEECDVVECAAHAA from the coding sequence GTGCCCGTCGCGAAAGTCCTCCTCTACTACGCCTTCGCACCGCTGTCGGACCCGGATGCGGTGCGGCTGTGGCAGCGCGATCTGTGTGAGGCGCTCGGGCTGCGCGGGCGCATCCTGCTGTCGAAGGACGGCATCAACGGGACGCTGGGCGGGGAGCTCGGCGCGCTCAAGCGGTACCTGCGCAAGACCAAGGACTACGCGGCCTTCCACGACCTCGACGTGAAGTGGAGCGACGGGTCGGGGCTGGACGTCTCGGGAGGGAGCCTGGACTTCCCTCGGCTGTCGGTGCGCGTTCGCGAGGAGATCGTGTCGTTCGGTGCGCCGTCGGAGCTCCGGGTGGATGCGTCCGGCGTCGTCGGCGGAGGCTCACGGCTGGACCCGGATGCGCTGCACGCGCTCCTGGACTCCCGCGACGACGTGGTGTTCTTCGACGGACGCAACCGGTTCGAGGCGGAGATCGGCCGGTTCCGCGGGGCGGTCGTGCCCGAGGTGGCGACGACCCGCGAGTTCGTCGCCGAGCTCGAAAGCGGACGGTACGACCACCTCAAGGACAAGCCGGTCGTGACGTACTGCACCGGCGGAATCCGCTGCGAGGTGCTGTCCGGGCTGATGCGTTCGCGCGGGTTCGGCGAGGTCTACCAGCTCGACGGCGGCGTGGTCCGCTACGGCGAGCGCTTCGGGGACGACGGGCTGTGGGAAGGGTCGCTGTACGTGTTCGACGGGCGCGGGTCGGTGCGGTTCTCGGACCACTCCGCGGTGGTCGGGCGCTGCGCGGCGTGCGGGACGGCGACCGACCGGATGCGGAACTGCAGCGATCCGTCGTGCCGGGAGCAGCTGGTGGTGTGCGAGGAGTGCGACGTGGTGGAGTGCGCCGCGCACGCCGCATGA
- a CDS encoding YbhB/YbcL family Raf kinase inhibitor-like protein codes for MSKDPLERFGAVPQFTVTSDDVADDRPLGRAQWGAGGGGGDVSPQLSWSGFPADTKSFAVTIHDPDAPTGSGFWHWAVYNIPASVTSLPSGAGAEGGGSLPRGAAMLSNELRSKSFTGAGPPPGTGTHHYHVVVHALDVDHLDLDPESTPAVLGFNAHFHSLGRAVVTPVATAGDI; via the coding sequence ATGTCGAAAGATCCGCTGGAGCGCTTCGGCGCCGTTCCTCAGTTCACGGTCACGAGCGACGACGTCGCCGACGACCGCCCGCTCGGCCGCGCGCAGTGGGGCGCGGGCGGAGGCGGTGGCGATGTGTCGCCGCAGCTTTCCTGGAGTGGGTTCCCCGCCGACACGAAGAGCTTCGCCGTCACCATCCACGACCCGGACGCCCCGACCGGCTCGGGCTTCTGGCACTGGGCCGTCTACAACATCCCGGCGTCGGTGACCTCGCTGCCATCCGGCGCGGGAGCGGAGGGCGGCGGGAGCCTCCCGCGGGGCGCCGCCATGCTCTCCAACGAGCTGCGCTCGAAGAGCTTCACCGGTGCCGGCCCGCCTCCCGGAACCGGCACGCACCACTATCACGTGGTCGTGCACGCCCTCGACGTCGACCACCTCGACCTCGACCCGGAGTCGACGCCGGCCGTGCTGGGCTTCAACGCGCACTTCCACTCGCTGGGCCGCGCCGTGGTCACCCCGGTCGCGACCGCAGGGGACATCTAG